One stretch of Bosea vaviloviae DNA includes these proteins:
- a CDS encoding DUF4169 family protein, giving the protein MAEIINLRRARKQRARQDAEDQAQQNRVAFGRSKAERSLSEAERDKAIRELDGHRLDGDAPKR; this is encoded by the coding sequence ATGGCCGAGATCATCAATCTCCGCCGCGCCCGCAAGCAGCGCGCCCGGCAGGACGCCGAGGACCAGGCGCAGCAGAACCGCGTCGCCTTCGGCCGCAGCAAGGCCGAACGCAGCCTGAGCGAGGCCGAGCGCGACAAGGCCATTCGGGAACTCGACGGCCACCGGCTCGACGGCGACGCCCCAAAGCGATGA
- a CDS encoding ribbon-helix-helix domain-containing protein — protein sequence MSRERKHSLSIAGHRTSVSLEDPFWTALKEIAAAEGRTMAALIVEIDSRREGNNLSSALRLHVLAHYRRLAAGT from the coding sequence ATGAGCCGCGAGCGCAAACACTCGCTCTCCATCGCCGGCCACCGTACGAGCGTCTCGCTCGAGGATCCGTTCTGGACCGCCCTGAAGGAGATCGCGGCAGCCGAGGGGCGCACGATGGCAGCGCTGATCGTCGAGATCGATTCCCGGCGTGAGGGCAACAACCTCTCTTCGGCGCTGCGCCTGCATGTGCTCGCACATTACCGCCGGCTCGCCGCCGGGACGTGA
- a CDS encoding AsmA family protein, with protein MRETLTVLAGLLVLALLAALIGPGFVDWRGYRPQIEARLSSVLGVETRVAGGIGLRLLPSPRLTLSDVQVGGAPEAASSVAVEQLTVELALSALARGEFRFADAQAEGATLSIVVDEAGAVRLPASIGSGLPAHTSLDKLSIRRSALIWRDAGKAPVTLMPVAAEVSAVSLAGPWRIEGEVAGSSLRITTGAIEPDGRLRAKASITGDAIQIGFDGNFLLPAVQDGVSAGLEGAFTLSPGGALSLAGRVSGGSKQLDLAGLVLDIGGGAARLEGEGQFFPAGGTGSLALRARRLDLDALMKALSERAGFEHSLHALPGPFDISLDLDQLIWRGEDFSAFGLRGRLDEGGLSSAAASVRVAGALVGATGAADAKGIAGRFNLKAEDSRRVALVLARAGLDPALADLVAGLGQIDAEAVGAWDGGWVAFERLLVTGSSGLRLEGSGDIVPERLAAKLALNGLDLNMLPPAESFSGLVGGRDLALDLALTNARFRNAPAGSASLDLRREGAVWRLSRLAIEGFGGVAVTGSGALLAEGGEISGRIRAPRFETLAALAGPLLPELARQALARAGDGLSRLDASFRLTRSVGGETGIAAEGTAQAGALALNGRLDPSGAWRNAGLRFDMSDRRQVFAALGLPAPQLGGAGRFTLEQQPSRLMGSLAGPGLSLVLEGEGGNAARLSLQADRPGQILPEGPARLIPDGLFDASGRVGFNPDGVMLDDLVANLGGVSAKGAVVLARDGGLSGRLSLPGLDLRALLGGALGAIPAAAGSTWSTARFGPVVGLGDLKLAIEAASLFASDGVTLRDARFTLQADRDGASIEDLTGAYGGGTLSGRVELRRDGGLAQLSGWLGLMGLDLAALTNGALGGKLSGQVEAGGSGESPARLIAGLGGAGSVTLTGASLSRFDPAAYSRVIAGTGEDASESETARLQGRLGEALDRGVWALGDVTLPFTLAGGLARLQPFSFERSGLRAETTGLIDLRALSADLRLGLRPLGGLPKGWPTDAPQIGVTWRGPLSAPQRETDVGALSNAVAARALAREIERVEAFEADARERAANSRRLRAEREMRENERKLAEFIKAEEERRLAEEKRAEEAKRLEELRRIAEEKKAEDSKRAEQARQEQEGRGRSEAEERARAAAARGASQPQPQQPGPLVLPGAPRMNFPEPELQPTRPGGFVPPLPPPVAIESVPRPLSRSVQPN; from the coding sequence TTGCGTGAGACTCTGACAGTCCTGGCCGGCCTGCTCGTGCTGGCGCTGCTTGCCGCCTTGATCGGACCGGGCTTCGTCGACTGGCGAGGCTACCGGCCGCAGATCGAGGCGCGGCTCAGCTCTGTGCTCGGCGTCGAGACGCGCGTCGCCGGCGGCATCGGCTTGCGCCTGTTGCCGTCGCCGCGCCTGACCCTGAGCGATGTCCAGGTCGGCGGCGCGCCCGAGGCGGCGAGCTCGGTCGCCGTCGAGCAGTTGACCGTCGAGCTGGCGCTGTCGGCCCTGGCGCGCGGCGAATTCCGCTTCGCCGACGCGCAGGCAGAGGGCGCGACGCTCTCCATCGTCGTCGACGAGGCGGGAGCTGTCCGTCTCCCGGCAAGCATTGGCAGCGGCCTGCCTGCGCATACCAGCCTCGACAAGCTCAGCATCCGGCGCTCGGCGCTGATCTGGCGCGATGCCGGCAAGGCGCCGGTGACGTTGATGCCCGTGGCGGCCGAAGTCTCCGCCGTCAGCCTCGCTGGGCCCTGGCGGATCGAGGGCGAAGTCGCGGGCTCGTCGCTGCGCATCACCACTGGTGCGATCGAGCCCGATGGCCGCTTGCGCGCCAAGGCCTCGATCACGGGCGACGCCATCCAGATCGGCTTCGACGGGAATTTCCTGCTGCCGGCCGTTCAGGACGGCGTCAGCGCCGGGCTGGAGGGAGCCTTCACGCTGTCGCCTGGCGGCGCGCTCAGCCTGGCCGGACGCGTCAGCGGCGGCAGCAAGCAGCTCGACCTCGCCGGCCTGGTGCTCGACATCGGCGGAGGCGCGGCGCGGCTCGAAGGCGAGGGTCAGTTTTTTCCAGCGGGCGGGACAGGCTCGCTGGCGCTCAGGGCGCGCCGGCTCGATCTCGATGCGCTGATGAAGGCGCTCTCCGAACGCGCCGGTTTCGAGCACTCGCTCCACGCGCTGCCCGGCCCGTTCGATATCAGCCTCGACCTCGACCAGTTGATCTGGCGCGGCGAGGATTTCTCGGCCTTCGGGCTGCGTGGGCGGCTCGACGAAGGCGGCTTGAGCAGTGCCGCCGCTTCCGTCCGGGTCGCGGGCGCGCTGGTCGGGGCGACCGGGGCTGCGGATGCCAAGGGTATTGCCGGCCGTTTCAATCTCAAGGCCGAGGATTCCCGCCGTGTCGCGCTCGTGCTCGCACGGGCCGGGCTCGACCCGGCTTTGGCCGATCTCGTCGCCGGGCTGGGCCAGATCGACGCCGAGGCGGTGGGCGCCTGGGATGGCGGGTGGGTCGCCTTCGAACGCCTATTGGTGACGGGCTCATCGGGCCTCAGGCTGGAGGGCTCCGGCGATATCGTGCCCGAGCGCCTGGCGGCGAAGCTCGCGCTCAATGGTCTCGACCTCAACATGCTGCCTCCGGCTGAGAGTTTTTCGGGGCTCGTCGGCGGGCGCGATCTCGCGCTCGATCTCGCCTTGACCAATGCCCGCTTCCGCAATGCGCCTGCGGGCTCGGCCAGCCTCGACCTGCGCCGCGAGGGCGCGGTCTGGCGGCTCAGCCGGCTTGCGATCGAGGGCTTCGGCGGCGTCGCGGTCACGGGCTCGGGCGCGTTGCTGGCCGAGGGCGGCGAGATCTCCGGCCGCATCCGCGCACCCCGCTTCGAGACATTGGCCGCGCTGGCTGGTCCGTTGCTGCCGGAACTGGCCCGGCAGGCGCTGGCACGCGCAGGCGATGGGCTCTCCCGGCTGGATGCGAGCTTTCGCCTGACACGCTCAGTCGGAGGCGAGACCGGGATCGCGGCCGAGGGTACGGCGCAGGCCGGTGCGCTTGCGCTCAATGGCCGGCTCGACCCTTCCGGCGCTTGGCGCAATGCCGGTTTGCGCTTCGACATGAGCGACCGGCGCCAGGTCTTCGCGGCGCTGGGTCTGCCCGCGCCGCAGCTCGGGGGGGCCGGCCGTTTCACCCTGGAGCAACAGCCCAGCCGTTTGATGGGTTCGCTCGCGGGGCCCGGCCTTTCGCTGGTGCTGGAAGGCGAGGGGGGCAATGCCGCGCGGTTGAGCCTGCAGGCGGACCGTCCCGGCCAGATCCTGCCCGAAGGGCCGGCGCGATTGATACCGGACGGGCTGTTCGATGCGAGTGGTCGCGTCGGCTTCAATCCCGATGGCGTCATGCTCGACGATCTCGTCGCCAATCTCGGCGGCGTCAGTGCGAAGGGGGCTGTCGTCCTGGCGCGCGATGGCGGGTTGTCGGGCCGGCTGTCGCTGCCGGGCCTGGATCTGCGTGCCCTGCTCGGCGGCGCGCTGGGTGCAATCCCGGCGGCGGCGGGCTCGACCTGGTCGACCGCCCGTTTTGGACCTGTCGTCGGGCTCGGCGATCTCAAGCTCGCGATCGAGGCCGCCTCGCTCTTCGCAAGCGACGGCGTCACGCTGCGCGACGCCCGCTTCACGCTCCAGGCCGACCGCGACGGGGCGAGCATCGAGGATCTGACGGGGGCCTATGGCGGCGGCACCCTGTCGGGCCGTGTCGAGCTGCGCCGCGACGGCGGGCTGGCGCAGCTCTCGGGGTGGCTCGGGCTGATGGGCCTCGATCTTGCGGCGCTGACGAATGGCGCGCTCGGCGGCAAGCTGTCGGGTCAGGTCGAGGCTGGCGGCTCCGGCGAAAGCCCGGCGCGTCTGATCGCTGGACTCGGCGGCGCCGGCTCCGTGACGCTGACCGGCGCCAGCCTGTCGCGGTTCGATCCAGCAGCCTATTCGCGCGTCATCGCCGGAACGGGCGAAGACGCTTCGGAGAGCGAGACAGCGCGGCTGCAGGGCCGCCTCGGCGAGGCGCTCGACCGCGGCGTCTGGGCGCTGGGCGACGTGACCTTGCCCTTCACATTGGCCGGCGGGCTCGCGCGGCTGCAACCTTTCAGCTTCGAGCGCAGCGGCCTGCGTGCGGAGACGACCGGCCTCATCGACCTGCGTGCTCTGAGCGCCGATCTGCGGTTGGGCCTGCGGCCGCTTGGAGGCTTGCCGAAGGGCTGGCCGACCGACGCGCCGCAGATCGGCGTCACTTGGCGCGGACCGCTCTCGGCGCCGCAGCGCGAGACCGATGTCGGGGCGCTGTCCAATGCCGTCGCCGCCCGCGCCCTGGCGCGCGAGATCGAGCGTGTCGAAGCCTTCGAGGCCGATGCGCGCGAGCGGGCGGCAAACTCGCGGCGGCTCCGAGCGGAGCGCGAGATGCGCGAGAACGAGCGCAAGCTCGCAGAGTTCATCAAGGCCGAGGAAGAGCGCAGGCTCGCCGAGGAGAAGCGGGCGGAGGAGGCAAAGCGTCTCGAGGAACTGCGTCGCATAGCCGAGGAGAAGAAGGCCGAGGACAGCAAGCGGGCCGAACAGGCCCGGCAGGAGCAGGAGGGGCGTGGCCGGTCCGAGGCCGAGGAGCGCGCCCGGGCGGCTGCGGCTCGCGGGGCATCGCAACCGCAACCGCAACAGCCCGGCCCGCTGGTGCTGCCCGGTGCGCCGCGCATGAATTTCCCAGAGCCTGAGCTTCAGCCGACGAGGCCTGGCGGCTTCGTGCCGCCCCTGCCGCCTCCGGTGGCAATTGAATCCGTGCCGCGGCCACTTTCGCGCAGCGTCCAGCCAAACTGA
- a CDS encoding FAD-binding oxidoreductase: MSLPAAALHDTPASAATLPPSPEAVAAVTRALAASFGNRLVTSLAVRQQHGHTLTWIPNQPPDAVVFPQSTEEVAEIVKLCGTHGVPVIAFGTGTSLEGHVNAPFGGVCVDMSQMKRIIAVHGEDLDCVVEAGVTRKELNENLRDQGLFFPIDPGADASIGGMAATRASGTNAVRYGTMKDNVLALTAVMADGSIVKTSTRARKTSAGYDLTRLLIGSEGTLGIITEITLKLHGIPEAISAGVCPFPSVKAACDATIVTIQSGLPVARIELLDDVMIRGVNLHSKLGLLETTMLFVEFHGSEAGVKEQAERFGEIAAEYGGGPFDWATKAEDRSKLWQARHDAYWAAKALRPGFDSVATDVCVPISRLAECVEETKRDIDAMGLIAPIAGHVGDGNFHTQPIVDLNDPEEVARSQGFIDRLVKRALAMGGTCTGEHGVGQKKIKYLEAEHGAPALAVMRTLKRSLDPQNILNPGKIIAL; encoded by the coding sequence ATGAGCTTGCCCGCCGCTGCCCTTCATGACACCCCCGCTTCAGCCGCAACGCTGCCGCCTTCGCCCGAGGCCGTTGCGGCCGTGACGCGCGCTCTGGCGGCCTCTTTCGGAAACCGGCTCGTCACCAGCCTGGCGGTGCGCCAGCAGCATGGCCATACGCTGACCTGGATCCCGAACCAGCCGCCCGATGCCGTCGTGTTCCCGCAGAGCACGGAAGAAGTGGCCGAGATCGTCAAGCTCTGCGGCACCCATGGCGTGCCCGTCATCGCTTTCGGCACCGGCACCTCGCTGGAAGGCCATGTCAACGCACCCTTTGGCGGCGTCTGCGTCGATATGAGCCAGATGAAGCGGATCATCGCTGTCCATGGCGAGGATCTCGACTGCGTGGTCGAAGCGGGCGTCACCCGCAAGGAGTTGAACGAGAACCTGCGCGATCAGGGCCTGTTCTTCCCGATCGACCCCGGCGCCGACGCTTCGATCGGCGGCATGGCGGCGACGCGGGCCTCGGGCACCAACGCCGTGCGCTACGGCACGATGAAGGACAATGTCCTGGCTTTGACCGCCGTGATGGCCGACGGCTCGATCGTGAAGACCTCGACGCGGGCGCGGAAAACCTCGGCCGGCTACGATCTCACCCGTCTGCTCATCGGTTCGGAGGGCACGCTTGGCATCATCACCGAGATCACGCTGAAGCTGCACGGCATTCCCGAGGCGATCTCGGCCGGCGTCTGCCCGTTTCCCTCGGTCAAGGCCGCTTGCGATGCGACCATCGTCACGATCCAGTCCGGGCTGCCGGTGGCGCGCATCGAGCTGCTCGACGATGTGATGATCCGCGGCGTCAACCTGCACTCCAAGCTCGGCCTGCTCGAGACCACCATGCTCTTCGTCGAGTTCCACGGCTCGGAAGCCGGCGTGAAGGAGCAGGCGGAGCGTTTCGGCGAGATCGCGGCCGAATATGGCGGCGGCCCGTTCGACTGGGCGACCAAGGCCGAGGACCGCTCGAAACTCTGGCAGGCGCGGCACGATGCCTATTGGGCCGCCAAGGCCTTGCGGCCGGGCTTCGATTCCGTTGCCACCGATGTCTGCGTGCCGATCTCGCGCCTGGCTGAATGCGTCGAGGAGACCAAGCGCGACATCGACGCCATGGGCCTGATCGCGCCGATCGCCGGCCATGTCGGCGACGGCAATTTCCACACTCAGCCGATCGTTGACCTGAACGATCCCGAGGAGGTCGCCCGCAGCCAGGGCTTCATCGACCGCCTGGTCAAGCGCGCGCTCGCCATGGGCGGCACCTGCACCGGCGAGCATGGCGTCGGCCAGAAGAAGATCAAATATCTCGAGGCCGAGCACGGCGCGCCGGCGCTCGCGGTGATGCGGACGCTGAAGCGCTCGCTCGACCCGCAGAACATCCTCAACCCGGGCAAGATCATCGCGCTGTGA
- a CDS encoding thioesterase family protein — translation MKDDIRAPALFFAPFVSSAMRVEPQWIDYNGHLNMAYYHVLFDRAVDEVFSLVGLNQNYLETRHASCFTAECHVLYKRELTEGDQVRVTAQLIAFDDKRLHYYLEMRHAHEGWLAATSENLSLHVDMTSRKVTPFPPDILANLALMKASHSMMPLPATIGRIIGMPKRTAITVAGMTGERETETRH, via the coding sequence GTGAAAGACGATATCCGCGCTCCCGCGCTGTTCTTCGCACCCTTCGTCTCGTCGGCCATGCGGGTCGAGCCGCAATGGATCGACTATAACGGCCATCTCAACATGGCCTATTATCATGTGCTGTTCGACAGGGCCGTCGACGAGGTGTTCTCGCTCGTCGGGCTGAACCAGAACTATCTCGAGACGCGCCACGCCTCCTGCTTCACGGCGGAATGCCATGTCCTCTACAAGCGCGAACTGACTGAGGGCGACCAGGTCCGCGTCACGGCGCAACTCATCGCCTTCGACGACAAGCGGCTGCACTACTATCTCGAAATGCGCCACGCCCATGAAGGCTGGCTCGCCGCCACCAGCGAGAACCTCTCGCTCCATGTCGACATGACGAGCCGCAAGGTCACGCCCTTCCCGCCTGACATCCTGGCCAATCTCGCACTGATGAAGGCCTCCCACAGCATGATGCCGCTGCCCGCCACGATCGGCCGGATCATCGGCATGCCCAAGCGCACCGCAATCACGGTCGCGGGCATGACCGGCGAACGCGAGACCGAGACCCGGCATTAA
- a CDS encoding cupin domain-containing protein: MEANGRDIVRIGQLELRFLVTGAGATVFEFTVPSHARVPAPHYHRDADEILYGLEGVMMITVDGRKQELGVGDAVFIPRGSIITRT, encoded by the coding sequence ATGGAAGCGAATGGTCGCGATATTGTGCGGATCGGGCAGTTGGAGCTGCGGTTCCTGGTGACCGGTGCGGGCGCCACCGTGTTTGAGTTCACTGTGCCGTCCCACGCCCGCGTGCCCGCGCCCCACTACCACCGGGATGCAGACGAAATCCTTTATGGGCTTGAGGGTGTCATGATGATCACCGTCGATGGTCGCAAGCAGGAGCTGGGTGTCGGCGATGCTGTCTTCATCCCTCGCGGCTCCATCATCACGAGAACCTGA
- a CDS encoding MarR family winged helix-turn-helix transcriptional regulator — MSISERAQSDSSAQAHPPFFGALLRMTWQGVRDRMLDAIHQAGFSNFQEAHFAVFSYPPPDGIRPSELARQKRMSRQAINYLVSQLEELGYVERRACEGNDRRLIYLSADGRQIIETMFNCLRQLHAEWAEDIGQDRFEIFLDVLRQLSVKAQEHRS; from the coding sequence ATGTCAATCTCCGAGCGAGCGCAATCTGATAGCAGCGCCCAGGCGCACCCTCCCTTCTTTGGCGCCCTGCTCCGCATGACCTGGCAGGGCGTGCGCGACCGGATGCTGGACGCCATCCACCAGGCCGGCTTCAGCAATTTCCAGGAAGCTCATTTCGCCGTGTTCTCCTATCCCCCTCCTGATGGCATCAGACCATCGGAGCTGGCGCGCCAAAAGCGGATGTCGCGGCAAGCGATCAATTACCTGGTCAGCCAGCTCGAGGAGCTTGGCTATGTCGAGCGGCGCGCTTGTGAGGGAAACGACCGTCGCCTGATCTATCTCAGCGCAGACGGACGCCAGATCATCGAGACGATGTTCAACTGCTTGCGCCAGCTGCACGCGGAATGGGCCGAGGATATCGGCCAGGACCGTTTCGAGATCTTCCTCGATGTCTTGAGGCAGCTTTCCGTCAAGGCGCAGGAACACAGGTCTTAA
- a CDS encoding IMP dehydrogenase, translated as MAYIYDEPSRTFGEYLLIPNLTAKDCLPERVKLSAPVVRFKADPDAGLPEASLSPLTINVPVTSALMQSVSGEELSIALARCGGLSFVFGSQAIEDQVAMVGRVKNYKAGFVVSDSNLPPKATFADVVALTERTGHSTIAITDDGTATGKLVGIITSRDYRRGKTAPTTPVAEIMTPLSAIHCAEIGIDLPAANDLIWKHKVNCLPVIDAEQRLRYLIFRKDYDAHKEHPLENVDRDKRLIVGAGINTRDYRERVPALLTAGADVLCIDSSDGYSEWQADAIAFIKSTYPDQGHVGAGNVVDREGFRYLAEAGADFVKVGIGGGSICITREQKGIGRGQASAVIEVAKARDEYFQETGIYVPVCSDGGISQDYHITLALAMGADFVMLGRYFARFDEAPGRKVQINNQFMKEYWGEGSNRARNWQRYDHGSGGDLAKTKKMMFEEGVDSYVPYAGKLRDNLEASLAKIRSTLCNCGALTLREFYQRARLTVASAVSIREGGAHDVVLKDVHSEPVES; from the coding sequence ATGGCCTACATCTATGATGAACCGAGCCGCACTTTCGGCGAATACCTCCTCATCCCGAACCTGACCGCCAAGGACTGCTTGCCCGAAAGGGTGAAGCTGTCGGCACCGGTCGTGCGCTTCAAGGCGGACCCTGACGCTGGCCTGCCCGAGGCCAGCCTGTCCCCGCTGACGATCAATGTTCCTGTCACCAGCGCGCTCATGCAGTCGGTCTCCGGCGAAGAGCTTTCGATCGCGCTGGCGCGCTGCGGCGGCCTGTCCTTCGTTTTCGGCTCGCAGGCCATCGAAGACCAAGTGGCCATGGTCGGACGCGTCAAGAACTACAAAGCCGGCTTCGTCGTGAGTGATTCAAACTTGCCGCCGAAGGCGACCTTTGCCGATGTTGTGGCCCTGACCGAGCGGACCGGTCACTCGACCATCGCCATCACCGATGACGGCACGGCCACTGGCAAGCTGGTCGGCATCATCACCAGCCGCGACTATCGCCGCGGCAAAACCGCGCCGACCACGCCGGTAGCCGAGATCATGACGCCGCTCAGCGCCATCCATTGCGCCGAGATCGGCATCGACCTGCCGGCGGCCAATGACCTGATCTGGAAACACAAGGTCAATTGCCTGCCGGTGATCGATGCGGAACAGCGCCTGCGTTACCTGATCTTCCGCAAAGACTACGACGCCCACAAGGAACACCCGCTGGAAAACGTCGATCGCGACAAGCGGCTGATCGTCGGCGCGGGCATCAACACGCGCGACTACCGCGAACGCGTTCCGGCTTTGCTGACCGCCGGCGCCGACGTGCTGTGCATCGATTCGTCCGACGGCTATTCGGAATGGCAGGCGGACGCGATTGCCTTCATCAAATCGACCTATCCGGACCAGGGTCATGTCGGTGCAGGCAATGTCGTCGACCGGGAGGGCTTCCGCTACCTGGCGGAAGCAGGTGCCGATTTCGTCAAGGTCGGGATCGGCGGCGGCTCGATCTGCATCACACGCGAGCAGAAGGGCATCGGCCGCGGCCAGGCCTCGGCGGTGATCGAAGTGGCCAAGGCGCGCGACGAATATTTCCAGGAGACCGGCATCTATGTGCCGGTCTGTTCCGACGGTGGCATCAGCCAAGACTATCACATCACCCTGGCGCTCGCGATGGGCGCCGATTTCGTGATGCTCGGCCGCTACTTCGCGCGGTTCGACGAGGCGCCGGGCCGGAAGGTGCAGATCAACAACCAGTTCATGAAGGAATATTGGGGCGAGGGCAGCAACCGCGCGCGCAACTGGCAGCGTTATGACCACGGCAGCGGCGGCGATCTGGCCAAGACAAAGAAAATGATGTTCGAAGAGGGTGTCGACAGCTACGTGCCCTATGCCGGCAAGCTCCGGGACAATCTTGAGGCGAGCCTCGCCAAGATCAGATCGACCCTGTGCAATTGCGGTGCGCTTACGCTGCGCGAATTCTATCAACGTGCCCGGCTGACTGTGGCCTCGGCGGTCAGCATCCGCGAGGGTGGCGCCCACGACGTCGTGCTGAAGGATGTCCACAGCGAGCCGGTCGAGAGTTAG
- a CDS encoding ion transporter, with protein MDQKLSEMHGPGGLDRLCDRLRQLYHGRSPVAVRFQFAIIVVDLLIVAFFIATPLIRDRPVFLWADYAIATIVAVEITARLLAASSALRLLRQPSMVLDLFILATLLAPQWLENFGFLRILRLWSFSQRDLALRCRWQSPPHSIARSGVNAEGATPSVPSTWPRCRRLTHHPLCNIRRHGLHL; from the coding sequence ATGGATCAGAAGCTCTCCGAGATGCACGGTCCGGGCGGGCTCGATCGCCTGTGCGACCGTCTGCGCCAACTCTATCACGGACGCTCTCCGGTGGCGGTGCGCTTCCAGTTCGCGATCATCGTCGTCGATCTGCTGATCGTCGCCTTCTTCATCGCGACGCCGCTGATCCGCGACAGACCAGTTTTTCTCTGGGCCGATTATGCGATCGCCACGATCGTCGCGGTAGAGATCACGGCGCGGCTGCTGGCCGCGTCCAGTGCTCTGCGGCTTCTGCGCCAGCCCAGCATGGTGCTCGATCTGTTCATCCTGGCGACGCTGCTGGCGCCGCAATGGCTCGAAAATTTCGGCTTCCTGCGAATCTTGAGGCTGTGGTCTTTCTCCCAGCGTGATCTGGCTCTTCGGTGTCGTTGGCAATCGCCGCCCCATTCGATCGCGAGATCTGGCGTCAACGCCGAGGGCGCAACGCCCTCGGTGCCGAGCACGTGGCCGAGATGTCGACGATTGACACACCATCCGTTGTGCAATATCCGACGACATGGCCTACATCTATGA
- a CDS encoding class I SAM-dependent methyltransferase: MYRHQRHIYDASRKFYLLGRDELIAGLAPPAGGSILEVGCGTGRNLIKIAQAYPGRLCYGLDVSSEMLATARQAVARAGLSDRIHLAQADATAFDPEALFGQAGFDRIVISYALSMIPPWRAVIEAALQRLSPGGALHIVDFGDQTGLPAPFRALLNRWLALFHVTPRRDMPAVIAALADAEGFQGRTIPLFRGYAIKAVVERAAH, translated from the coding sequence ATGTATCGGCATCAGCGCCATATCTACGACGCCAGCCGGAAATTCTATCTGCTCGGTCGTGACGAACTCATTGCCGGGCTGGCGCCGCCCGCAGGCGGCAGCATCCTGGAAGTCGGCTGCGGCACCGGGCGCAACCTGATCAAGATTGCGCAGGCCTATCCCGGCCGGCTCTGCTACGGGCTCGATGTCTCCTCCGAGATGCTGGCGACGGCGCGGCAGGCCGTAGCGCGGGCAGGCCTGTCCGACCGGATCCATCTGGCGCAGGCCGATGCCACGGCATTCGACCCCGAGGCGCTGTTTGGCCAGGCGGGCTTCGATCGGATCGTGATTTCCTATGCATTGTCGATGATTCCACCCTGGAGGGCGGTCATCGAAGCGGCGCTGCAGCGGCTTTCACCGGGCGGGGCGCTGCATATCGTCGATTTCGGCGACCAGACCGGGCTTCCGGCGCCGTTCAGGGCGTTGCTCAATCGCTGGCTGGCGCTGTTTCATGTCACGCCGCGCCGCGACATGCCGGCCGTCATCGCCGCCCTGGCGGACGCAGAGGGATTTCAGGGGCGGACCATTCCGCTCTTTCGCGGCTATGCGATCAAGGCCGTGGTCGAACGCGCCGCTCATTGA
- a CDS encoding DUF3419 family protein gives MQTARAVRRETASGLTSAVHRNKPLSKAGVLERMFTLAFSGLVYPQIWEDPVVDMAALQLKPSDHVVAIASGSCNILSYLADDPGRISAIDLNGAHIALGKLKLAAFARMQGHDEVLRFFGQAQSRSNVALYDSEIAPHLDPVSRAYWEGRDLSGRRRINLFARNFYRYGLLGRFIGAGHLLGRTLGCDPRIMLKARSMDEQRVLFDRHLAPVFDKRLVRWLVRQPASLYGLGIPPAQYKALAGDGDDGIRGVLRHRLERLACGFDLKTNYFARQAFGRGYESGPDAALPPYLQRGNFAAVKARADRVAYHQSAITAFLERQRAESCDAYVLLDAQDWMNDADLTALWSQITRTARPGARVIFRTAADERLLPGRVPDTILGQWQYQEARSHELGAQDRSSIYGAFHLYVLPERAA, from the coding sequence ATGCAGACGGCGCGCGCGGTTCGGCGGGAGACGGCATCGGGGCTGACCTCGGCGGTCCATCGCAACAAGCCGCTCTCAAAGGCGGGCGTGCTCGAACGCATGTTCACGCTCGCCTTTTCCGGCCTGGTCTATCCGCAGATCTGGGAAGACCCGGTCGTCGACATGGCGGCGCTGCAGCTCAAGCCCAGCGACCATGTCGTCGCCATCGCCTCGGGCTCCTGCAACATCCTGTCCTATCTCGCCGATGATCCCGGCCGGATCAGCGCGATCGACCTCAACGGCGCCCATATCGCGCTCGGCAAGCTCAAGCTCGCTGCCTTCGCGCGGATGCAGGGCCATGACGAGGTGCTGCGCTTCTTCGGGCAGGCGCAGTCGCGCAGCAATGTCGCGTTGTACGACAGCGAGATCGCGCCGCATCTCGACCCGGTCTCGCGCGCCTATTGGGAGGGGCGCGACCTGAGCGGACGACGCCGCATCAATCTCTTCGCGCGCAATTTCTATCGTTATGGCCTGCTCGGCCGCTTCATCGGGGCGGGCCATCTGCTGGGGCGCACGCTCGGCTGCGATCCGCGCATCATGCTCAAGGCGCGCAGCATGGACGAGCAGCGCGTGCTGTTCGACCGGCATCTCGCGCCGGTCTTCGACAAGCGGCTGGTACGCTGGCTGGTGCGCCAGCCGGCCTCGCTTTACGGGCTCGGCATTCCGCCGGCGCAATACAAGGCGCTGGCCGGCGATGGCGATGATGGCATTCGCGGCGTGCTGCGCCACCGGCTGGAGCGGCTCGCCTGCGGCTTCGATCTCAAGACCAACTACTTTGCTCGCCAGGCCTTCGGGCGCGGCTATGAATCGGGGCCAGACGCGGCCCTGCCGCCTTATCTGCAGCGCGGGAATTTCGCCGCCGTGAAGGCGCGGGCGGACCGTGTCGCCTATCACCAGAGCGCGATCACCGCCTTCCTGGAGCGCCAGCGGGCCGAGAGCTGCGATGCCTATGTGCTGCTCGACGCGCAGGACTGGATGAACGATGCCGATCTCACCGCGCTCTGGTCGCAGATCACGCGCACGGCCAGGCCCGGCGCGCGGGTGATCTTTCGCACGGCGGCCGATGAGCGCCTGCTGCCCGGCCGCGTGCCGGATACGATCCTCGGGCAATGGCAATATCAGGAGGCGCGCAGCCACGAGCTCGGCGCGCAGGACCGCTCCTCGATCTATGGCGCGTTCCACCTCTATGTCCTGCCGGAGCGCGCCGCGTGA